The following coding sequences lie in one Haladaptatus sp. DJG-WS-42 genomic window:
- a CDS encoding alanine--glyoxylate aminotransferase family protein codes for MNRPDVTELLPPERTLMGPGPSDVHPRVLKAMSTPLVGHLDPYFIEIMDEVQDLLRYTFRTDNQWTIPVSGTGSAAMEAAIGNVTEPGDTVLVPTNGYFGSRMASMVRRAGGSVVEVDAPWGEPLNSADVETAFAEHQPDVFGFVHAETSTGVLQPEVSQLTDIAHSHDALVIADTVTSLGGVELRVDEWGVDVAYSGPQKCLSCPPGASPLTLNDRAMDKVLSREEDPRSWYLDLSLLQGYWGNDRAYHHTAPITNVYGLREALRLVAEEGIENRWERHRHVAGGLKTGIEAMGLEMNAPDEYWLPSLNAVRVPGGVEAGTVISRLLADYDIEIAGGLGDLAGEIFRIGCMGHSARPKNVIALLGALGSVLEDADVDVDVPAGLAAANSAL; via the coding sequence ATGAACCGACCAGACGTCACAGAACTTCTGCCCCCTGAACGAACGCTCATGGGTCCCGGCCCGAGCGACGTCCACCCCCGCGTCCTGAAGGCGATGAGCACGCCACTCGTTGGCCACTTAGACCCCTATTTCATCGAAATCATGGACGAGGTGCAGGACTTGCTTCGCTACACCTTCCGCACTGACAACCAGTGGACGATTCCGGTGAGTGGAACCGGCTCTGCGGCGATGGAAGCCGCAATCGGCAACGTCACCGAACCCGGCGACACCGTGCTCGTCCCGACCAACGGCTACTTCGGCAGCCGGATGGCTTCCATGGTTCGCAGAGCAGGCGGCTCTGTCGTCGAAGTCGATGCGCCGTGGGGCGAACCGCTCAACTCCGCAGACGTAGAAACCGCCTTTGCAGAACACCAACCAGACGTATTCGGGTTCGTCCACGCGGAGACGAGCACGGGCGTCCTCCAGCCGGAAGTCTCACAACTCACGGACATCGCCCACAGCCACGATGCGCTCGTCATCGCCGACACCGTCACGAGCCTCGGTGGCGTCGAACTGCGCGTCGATGAGTGGGGCGTGGACGTGGCCTACTCCGGGCCACAGAAGTGCCTCTCGTGTCCGCCGGGGGCGAGCCCGCTCACGCTCAACGACCGCGCGATGGACAAGGTGCTCTCCCGTGAGGAAGACCCCCGCTCGTGGTATCTCGACCTTTCGCTCTTGCAGGGCTACTGGGGCAACGACCGCGCGTACCATCACACCGCGCCCATCACGAACGTCTACGGCCTGCGCGAGGCGCTCCGACTCGTCGCAGAGGAGGGCATCGAAAATCGCTGGGAACGCCATCGGCATGTCGCAGGCGGGCTGAAAACAGGCATCGAAGCGATGGGCCTCGAAATGAACGCCCCAGATGAGTACTGGCTTCCGAGCCTGAACGCGGTACGCGTCCCCGGCGGCGTCGAAGCGGGCACAGTCATCTCGCGGTTGCTCGCAGACTACGACATCGAGATTGCGGGCGGGCTTGGCGACCTCGCGGGCGAAATCTTCCGCATCGGTTGTATGGGTCACTCGGCTCGACCGAAAAACGTGATTGCGCTCCTCGGGGCGCTCGGCAGCGTCCTCGAAGACGCAGATGTGGACGTTGACGTCCCCGCTGGACTCGCCGCCGCGAATTCGGCGCTTTAG
- a CDS encoding bifunctional metallophosphatase/5'-nucleotidase has translation MTVRLLHYSDIENIYDDPERAGRLAGLVNARRDEDTLVLGTGDNTAPGVLSLVTEGRQALPLFRAIEPDAETFGNHDFDYGPDATRDVVRASPQTWVNANTWDGDDLFGADVGVVPHTVVTVGDTRIGLFGVTDPATPSLTPRAASLTFSDPIEAAENAVSALEAKGVDHIVALSHLGGRDEELAVSVDVDVILGGHIHTERIERIDGTLLTRPGVNGEVLLEVELGEKAVTRHEVADGPKDGVVTDSLRDLLADAGVHEVVGHVDDPLERSERTAFRGESRVGNFVADAYRWAGDADVGLQNSGGIRSGPAIAGDVTVRDLISLVPFDEAVAVVELTGDELNAVFEQANGGNVDFGEPHWWHGHVSGAQLTYDHAAGELASATVSGEQIDPTETYTLATTEYLLHASHEFPALSAELQVARLDTQYEVLADFARTEGVAPTVEGRISRTGV, from the coding sequence ATGACGGTGCGTCTCCTCCACTACTCCGACATCGAGAACATCTACGACGACCCAGAACGCGCGGGGCGACTCGCCGGACTCGTCAACGCACGCAGAGACGAGGACACGCTCGTTCTCGGAACCGGTGACAACACCGCACCGGGCGTGCTCTCGCTCGTTACGGAAGGGAGACAGGCACTCCCCCTGTTTCGCGCAATCGAACCGGACGCAGAGACCTTCGGCAACCACGACTTCGACTACGGCCCCGACGCCACCCGAGACGTGGTTCGCGCCTCGCCCCAGACGTGGGTGAACGCCAACACGTGGGACGGCGACGACCTGTTCGGCGCAGACGTGGGCGTGGTTCCGCACACCGTCGTCACGGTTGGTGACACGCGCATTGGCCTGTTCGGCGTGACAGACCCCGCGACGCCGTCGCTCACGCCGCGGGCCGCCTCGCTCACCTTTTCAGACCCCATCGAAGCCGCCGAGAACGCCGTGTCCGCGCTCGAAGCAAAAGGCGTAGACCACATCGTCGCGCTCTCGCATCTCGGCGGCCGCGACGAGGAACTCGCCGTCTCCGTGGACGTAGATGTGATTCTTGGCGGCCACATCCACACCGAGCGAATCGAACGCATCGACGGGACGCTGCTCACGCGCCCCGGCGTCAACGGCGAGGTACTTCTTGAAGTCGAACTTGGCGAGAAAGCCGTGACCCGCCACGAGGTTGCAGACGGCCCCAAAGACGGCGTGGTGACCGATTCCCTGCGCGACTTGCTGGCTGATGCGGGCGTTCACGAGGTTGTTGGGCACGTAGACGACCCACTCGAACGCTCAGAGCGAACCGCCTTTCGCGGCGAGAGTCGCGTCGGAAACTTCGTCGCAGACGCCTATCGCTGGGCCGGAGACGCGGACGTTGGCCTCCAAAACTCCGGTGGGATTCGCTCTGGGCCAGCGATTGCGGGCGACGTGACGGTGCGCGACCTCATCAGCCTCGTCCCGTTCGATGAAGCCGTTGCGGTCGTGGAACTCACCGGCGACGAATTGAACGCCGTCTTCGAGCAGGCAAACGGCGGCAACGTGGACTTTGGCGAACCACACTGGTGGCACGGCCACGTGAGCGGCGCACAGCTCACCTACGACCACGCAGCAGGCGAGTTGGCGTCCGCAACAGTCAGCGGCGAGCAAATCGACCCGACGGAGACGTACACCCTCGCAACGACCGAGTACCTGCTCCACGCCTCCCACGAGTTTCCCGCGCTCTCTGCTGAGTTGCAGGTCGCTCGCCTCGACACCCAGTACGAGGTGCTCGCAGACTTCGCCCGCACAGAAGGCGTCGCGCCCACGGTCGAGGGAAGAATCAGCAGAACTGGCGTATAA
- a CDS encoding DUF5816 domain-containing protein produces the protein MDAIATDSGETLYVTETEAERGSKGPFLVVYETDDGENRWGFYCSHCDSLNTAMDSMGRIKCNDCGNIHKADEWDAAHE, from the coding sequence ATGGATGCGATAGCGACCGACAGTGGCGAGACGCTCTACGTAACCGAGACTGAGGCAGAGCGCGGGTCGAAAGGGCCGTTCCTCGTCGTCTACGAGACTGACGATGGCGAAAACCGCTGGGGCTTTTACTGCTCGCACTGCGACTCGCTCAACACGGCCATGGATTCGATGGGCCGCATCAAATGCAACGACTGCGGTAACATCCACAAAGCTGACGAGTGGGACGCGGCTCACGAATAG
- a CDS encoding mechanosensitive ion channel domain-containing protein yields MQSGLSLVQTALDQFVADLTTALPNLISGLVFLVIAGVFVQLLMFVVKAVLKRTIVGDSPVYRQFIATVVAVFLWFGVALSFLSIVGLTVIASSLGTATGFLALGVSYALSGMIKDAVAGVYLLRDPDFMPGDRVKAGDIEGVVKSIELRKTRLAVDGNTVVRANGDIEQKWTKLDDET; encoded by the coding sequence CTGCAATCGGGACTGTCACTGGTGCAGACAGCCCTCGACCAGTTCGTCGCCGACCTGACGACCGCGCTGCCAAACCTCATCAGCGGCCTCGTGTTTCTCGTCATCGCGGGGGTGTTCGTCCAGCTGCTCATGTTCGTGGTCAAAGCCGTGTTGAAACGCACCATCGTCGGTGACTCGCCGGTCTACCGCCAGTTCATCGCCACCGTTGTCGCCGTGTTTTTGTGGTTCGGCGTCGCGCTGTCGTTTCTCTCCATCGTGGGTCTCACGGTCATCGCCTCGTCGCTCGGCACGGCCACGGGATTCCTCGCCCTCGGCGTCTCGTATGCCCTCTCGGGGATGATAAAAGACGCCGTCGCGGGTGTCTACCTGCTTCGTGACCCAGATTTCATGCCAGGTGACAGGGTGAAAGCCGGTGACATAGAAGGCGTCGTCAAATCCATCGAACTCAGGAAAACGCGCCTTGCGGTCGATGGAAACACCGTCGTTCGCGCGAACGGCGACATCGAGCAGAAGTGGACGAAGCTAGACGACGAGACGTAA
- a CDS encoding mechanosensitive ion channel family protein codes for MTRLGWLFLQSNETATPPWVTSVVDGVTRFIPPIVFRVIAAIFVLVVAYVISRTLLQLLSRRVARRFRRPSITRTILRSVQTAIMVAAGLLAIYILGLQVSDLTLSVTVFSAAVGFILAPIIGSIVNGLFVLTDQAYEIGDMIEIVDRGQTGFVEDITLRYTKVFTLDNTFLVIPNGKIRDRDVINYSAEDERTRLSLDMTVTYEGDVKQARQIMEQAAADVDEVIEGGPDIRIGSARYPAKPTCYIETFADHGINLRLRYWVKQPYKLLTARSKVQENVWARLEDADVKIPYPHSHMVFDETSGELNVSTQDRLKQ; via the coding sequence ATGACGAGACTGGGATGGCTTTTCCTCCAAAGTAATGAGACGGCCACACCGCCGTGGGTAACGTCGGTCGTAGATGGGGTCACCAGATTCATCCCACCCATCGTTTTCAGAGTCATCGCCGCGATTTTCGTACTCGTCGTCGCCTACGTGATTTCGCGCACCTTGTTGCAACTACTCAGCCGTCGGGTCGCCCGCCGATTCCGTCGCCCAAGCATCACCCGAACCATCCTTCGGTCGGTGCAGACGGCCATCATGGTGGCTGCTGGGCTGCTCGCCATCTACATTCTTGGCCTTCAGGTATCAGATCTCACCCTCTCGGTCACGGTGTTCTCCGCCGCGGTTGGTTTCATCCTCGCGCCCATCATCGGGAGCATCGTAAACGGGCTGTTCGTCCTTACAGACCAAGCCTACGAGATTGGCGACATGATAGAAATCGTCGACCGCGGGCAGACGGGCTTCGTCGAAGACATCACCCTTCGTTACACGAAGGTGTTCACGCTCGACAACACCTTTCTCGTCATTCCGAACGGGAAGATTCGCGACCGCGACGTCATCAATTACTCCGCAGAGGACGAGCGGACGCGGCTCTCCCTCGATATGACTGTCACCTACGAGGGCGACGTGAAACAGGCGCGGCAAATCATGGAGCAAGCGGCCGCTGATGTCGATGAAGTCATCGAAGGCGGTCCAGATATTCGCATCGGGAGTGCGCGGTATCCGGCGAAGCCAACGTGTTACATCGAAACCTTCGCGGACCACGGAATTAACCTTCGGCTCCGCTACTGGGTGAAACAGCCGTACAAACTGCTCACCGCTCGGTCGAAGGTGCAGGAGAACGTCTGGGCACGGCTCGAAGACGCCGACGTGAAAATTCCATACCCCCACTCGCACATGGTGTTCGACGAGACGAGTGGCGAACTCAACGTCTCGACGCAAGACCGGCTCAAGCAGTAG
- a CDS encoding universal stress protein: MTLVIVPVRYPLTEHSHATVEKAIQVADELDADLTVLHVNLYQASRHVSRADLKATVEREFGRLPRARYVTRDGFLIEETILDEVAAEGADVVVIGRKQVSRWRRMVRTLIDDPDIEHFLNEKLDCKVITASTA, encoded by the coding sequence ATGACGCTCGTCATCGTTCCTGTCCGGTATCCGCTGACTGAGCACTCTCACGCCACCGTCGAGAAGGCGATTCAGGTGGCAGACGAGCTAGATGCAGACCTCACCGTGTTGCACGTCAATCTCTATCAGGCGAGTCGCCACGTCTCGCGGGCGGACTTGAAAGCCACCGTCGAACGCGAGTTCGGCCGCCTCCCTCGCGCCCGCTACGTCACCCGCGACGGATTCCTTATCGAAGAGACTATCCTCGATGAAGTGGCCGCAGAGGGCGCAGACGTGGTCGTTATCGGTCGCAAACAGGTGAGCCGCTGGCGGCGCATGGTTCGGACGCTCATCGACGACCCGGACATCGAACACTTCCTCAACGAAAAGCTGGATTGTAAAGTGATTACCGCGTCTACTGCTTGA
- a CDS encoding metal-dependent hydrolase, translated as MFIGHAMVAFAIAAALATRYGCSRERALALSIAAGAFATVPDVDMSYAVFGLLQSSATGVLDATEAFWATSTLVHRVVTHSLLVGVIAAVGVFLLGRADAGAWWAVLAAGAVFTGLIAAAFTQSGLLGAAVMLAFVVAAIAVTLGMRRWASLSPRALCATALVGFLSHPFGDLFTGSAPRLLYPLDVTVLAGRVTLHPDPTMHLLGAFLIELATIWLALFVYLSLDGRSLNSYLNRRATLGGGYAAAAVLLPAPTLDTSYHFVFSVLALGAVGVRPRRPTNWALTEAHVLDATVTGLAAITLAVVGYGVAYLAI; from the coding sequence ATGTTCATCGGTCATGCGATGGTCGCGTTCGCCATCGCGGCCGCCCTCGCCACGCGATATGGGTGCTCCCGAGAGCGCGCGCTGGCGCTCAGTATCGCGGCCGGGGCGTTCGCCACCGTCCCCGACGTGGATATGAGCTACGCCGTGTTCGGTCTGCTCCAGTCGAGTGCAACTGGCGTGCTCGACGCCACCGAAGCGTTCTGGGCGACCAGCACGCTCGTCCACCGCGTGGTCACCCATTCGCTGCTCGTCGGCGTCATCGCGGCCGTCGGCGTTTTCCTGTTGGGGCGCGCCGACGCCGGAGCATGGTGGGCAGTTCTCGCCGCAGGCGCCGTGTTCACCGGACTCATCGCTGCCGCCTTCACTCAGAGCGGACTGCTCGGGGCGGCCGTGATGCTCGCGTTCGTCGTCGCCGCCATCGCTGTCACGCTTGGCATGCGACGGTGGGCATCGCTCTCTCCGCGCGCGCTCTGTGCGACGGCGCTCGTTGGCTTCTTGAGCCATCCTTTCGGCGACCTGTTCACCGGGAGCGCGCCGCGCTTGCTCTATCCGCTTGATGTGACGGTGTTGGCGGGGCGCGTGACACTCCATCCCGACCCGACGATGCACCTCCTTGGAGCGTTCCTCATCGAACTCGCAACCATCTGGCTCGCGCTGTTCGTGTATCTCTCGCTCGACGGTCGGTCGCTCAATTCGTATTTGAACCGTCGGGCAACCCTCGGCGGTGGCTATGCGGCTGCGGCCGTGCTGTTGCCCGCGCCAACGCTCGATACGTCCTACCACTTCGTGTTCAGCGTCCTTGCCCTCGGTGCGGTCGGCGTCCGTCCACGGCGGCCAACGAACTGGGCGCTCACCGAAGCCCACGTTCTCGACGCGACGGTGACTGGCCTTGCGGCGATTACCCTCGCTGTGGTCGGCTACGGCGTCGCCTATTTGGCAATTTAA